In the Parasteatoda tepidariorum isolate YZ-2023 chromosome 3, CAS_Ptep_4.0, whole genome shotgun sequence genome, one interval contains:
- the LOC107455389 gene encoding nucleolar complex protein 3 homolog produces the protein MSVKKKQLRKETKFKKRDKSKSNVKQKNKANFKKKSFSKQKKSNFKSNHEQKNRQSEEETEVVSSECSDIEENYEKQPRIRKSTKVRNLLPIKNKQGLMFRSEILPDSEDESPEIKTVKNIKSENLIETYAHQKKQLQELKRKVALICTSLIEDPDNNMLALKELISMLQNPTTKMIVSEKKILCLSLLHVFSDILPGYKIRLQEETDSKVKLKKETKKLLGYEQTLLKCYKKYLDLLYELIRDMRSTQMSSASLTFKKVAIEIGLVALKCKCELLKTRFSFNFFRDIINKLVPLAIDGEEEVTELCCDAFQKMFKADKLGEASEELVKQIVSVIKQRKFRIPPALLRSFLSLNLREAKPEIEKIDMNKGRKEWQRMSRTQRRDKKKMKELEAELKETQAYESVETVRKHHTKTLNKIFWVFFHILKDGDKMILIAPALEGLSKFAHLINLEFFDDLNAVLCGMMESGKLNDVEKLHGVYTLFTILAGQAESLHIDPHKIYCHMYQGLWNLSHSTDIEHLDLTLKCLEFNILRKKKRISSNRMLAFIKRVCTVSLQTPVHGTLGLLSSLRNLILNVKGSDILLDSESSIGSGIYLPEIEDPEHCNPHSTALWELHILRKHYNPAVKLYAQHILSGCENKGRLSLPDKLINSTPEEVLHLFAEVAVMNKIDYMEENEEPPKKKIKHLDIFTNESFENEVDLELHPVDLQNVVFNL, from the coding sequence atgagcgtaaaaaagaaacaacttcgtaaggaaacaaaatttaaaaaacgtgaCAAATCAAAATCTAATGTTAAGCAAAAGAATAAGGCAAACTTcaagaagaaaagtttttctaaacagaaaaaatcaaatttcaaatccAATCATGAACAGAAAAACAGACAAAGCGAAGAAGAAACTGAAGTTGTTTCGTCTGAATGTAGTgatattgaagaaaattatgaGAAGCAACCACGTATTCGAAAAAGTACTAAAGTCCGAAATTTGCTTcccattaaaaacaaacaaggGCTGATGTTTAGATCGGAAATTTTACCTGATTCTGAGGACGAGTCTCCTGAAATTAAAACCgtcaaaaacattaaatctgaaaatttgaTCGAGACCTATGCTCATCAGAAGAAGCAACTGCAAGAACTGAAACGAAAGGTGGCTCTAATTTGTACGTCTTTAATTGAGGACCCAGATAATAATATGTTGGCTCTTAAGGAACTCATTTCCATGCTCCAAAATCCAACCACTAAGATGATTGTAagcgaaaagaaaatattgtgcCTCTCTCTGTTGCATGTGTTTTCTGATATTCTACCAGGCTATAAAATCAGGCTACAAGAAGAAACTGATTCGAAGGTTAAACTGAAGAAGGAGACGAAAAAATTGCTGGGATACGAACAAACCCTGTTAAAGTGTTACAAGAAGTATTTAGATTTACTGTATGAGCTTATTCGGGATATGAGATCTACTCAAATGTCGTCTGCCtctttaacctttaaaaaagtTGCTATCGAAATCGGATTGGTTGCGTTGAAATGTAAGTGTGAGTTGCTGAAGACTCGTTTCAGCTTTAATTTCTTCAGagatattattaataagttaGTGCCATTAGCTATTGACGGTGAGGAAGAAGTTACTGAGTTGTGCTGTGATgcctttcaaaaaatgtttaaggcTGATAAATTAGGGGAAGCTTCTGAAGAATTAGTGAAGCAAATAGTGAGTGTTATAAAACAGCGAAAGTTTAGAATTCCTCCTGCTTTGCTGAGATCATTTCTGAGTTTGAATCTTCGTGAGGCCAAGCCGGAAATTGAAAAGATTGACATGAATAAAGGCAGAAAGGAATGGCAAAGAATGTCTCGCACGCAGCGTAGAGATAAAAAGAAGATGAAAGAATTGGAAGCAGAGTTGAAAGAAACTCAAGCCTATGAAAGTGTTGAAACTGTCAGGAAACACCACACTAAAAcgctaaacaaaatattttgggtGTTTTTCCACATTCTGAAAGACGGCGATAAGATGATTCTTATTGCTCCTGCATTAGAAGGTCTTTCAAAATTCgctcatttaataaatttagaatttttcgaTGACCTGAATGCTGTGTTATGTGGTATGATGGAATCAGGTAAACTGAATGATGTTGAGAAATTGCACGGCGTTTACACTTTATTTACAATTCTGGCAGGACAAGCTGAATCATTGCACATAGATCCCCATAAAATATATTGCCATATGTATCAAGGACTATGGAATTTAAGTCATTCAACGGATATAGAGCATCTTGATTTAACTCTGAAGTGCTTAGAGTTtaacatattaagaaaaaagaaaagaatatcttCTAATAGGATGTTAGCCTTCATAAAACGAGTTTGTACTGTGAGTTTACAGACTCCCGTGCATGGTACCTTGGGATTACTGAGTTCATTGcgaaaccttattttaaatgttaagggATCTGACATATTACTTGACTCTGAAAGTTCTATTGGTAGTGGAATATATTTGCCAGAAATTGAAGATCCTGAACATTGTAATCCTCACTCGACTGCTCTGTGGGAACTTCATATACTTCGTAAGCATTATAATCCAGCGGTTAAATTATACGCTCAACACATACTGTCTGGTTGTGAAAACAAAGGTCGATTGTCGCTACCCGACAAgttaattaattcaaccccgGAAGAAGTATTACACCTGTTTGCAGAAGTAGctgtaatgaataaaattgactATATGGAAGAGAATGAAGAACCTccgaagaagaaaattaaacatttagatATATTTACCAATGAAAGCTTTGAAAATGAAGTTGATTTGGAATTACATCCAGTTGACTTACAGAATGTTGTATtcaatttataa
- the LOC122270351 gene encoding methanethiol oxidase-like, whose protein sequence is MLTLTYASARLATRTNSNNEQVVDTQEFHEKGKAGGPHTVHCLPSGDVMISCLGDETGEAKGTFVLLEQGTFKVKGTWQDENDSVEFNYDYWYQPRHNVMVSTEWAAPNVFRNGFFLEDVQKGHYGHSINIWDWTTRKRIQRMDLGAEGLIPLEVRFLHNPDSAIGFVGCALSSTVFKFHKHSDGSWKSQLVARTPNKKVANWILPEMPGKIFRYRFIPELKTE, encoded by the exons ATGTTAACTCTAACGTATGCTAGTGCACgccttgcaacaagaacaaacagtaataatgAACAA GTAGTTGATACCCAAGAATTTCATGAGAAGGGAAAAGCCGGTGGTCCTCATACAGTGCATTGTTTGCCAAGTGGTGATGTCATGATAAGCTGCTTAGGTGATGAAACTGGAGAAGCTAAAG GCACTTTTGTACTATTAGAGCAAGGCACATTCAAAGTGAAAGGCACATGGCAAGACGAAAATGATAGTGTTGAATTTAACTATGATTATTGGTATCAGCCTCGCCACAATGTTATGGTTAGCACAGAATGGGCTGCACCcaatgtttttagaaatggaTTTTTTCTGGAAGACGTACAAAAAG gTCATTATGGTCACAGTATTAACATTTGGGATTGGACTACCAGAAAGCGAATCCAGCGAATGGATTTAGGAGCAGAAGGTCTAATTCCACTCGAAGTTAGGTTCCTTCATAATCCTGATTCAGCTATTGGATTTGTAGGTTGTGCTCTATCGTCCACAGTTTTCAAGTTTCACAAGCACAGC GATGGTTCTTGGAAATCTCAATTGGTCGCAAGAACTCCAAACAAAAAAGTAGCAAACTGGATTCTTCCTGAAATGCCgggtaaaatatttagatacagATTCATTCCAGAACTGAAAACAGAATAG